The following are from one region of the Paraglaciecola sp. L1A13 genome:
- a CDS encoding NAD(P) transhydrogenase subunit alpha, whose product MPTIAFPAEMKAGEKRCALLPVNVKAYKLLGADVLIESGLGKHIHVPDEEYVEAGATVEANRNTLLQKGDIILSLHKLSVDDVAYVKSDALVVSYLDPFNEPSFVDTLCSKGVTSISMEMIPRISRCQKMDALSSQASLAGYVMVMQAVNTLPNVLPMMMTPAGTLKPAKVFIIGAGVAGLQAIATAKRLGASVTAFDTRTVVAEQVRSLGAKFLDIDLGKTGETGQGYAQALTPEQMQIQQREQAKCIADSDIVITTAQLFGRKPPILINQETIASMRPGSVIVDMAAETGGNVQGSVSGETVSIHGVNVIGTGAWANGVAKHATQMYASNLYNLISEFWSKDDNRFALDINDEVQSGCIITYQGKVVNAMISDFYAAQKQTTQDGVA is encoded by the coding sequence ATGCCTACTATTGCATTTCCAGCTGAAATGAAAGCTGGCGAAAAGCGCTGTGCGCTTTTGCCCGTTAACGTAAAGGCATACAAATTATTGGGCGCAGATGTGCTTATTGAATCAGGATTGGGTAAGCATATTCATGTACCAGATGAAGAATACGTAGAGGCGGGGGCAACCGTCGAAGCGAACCGCAATACGTTACTGCAAAAAGGTGACATTATACTTAGTTTACATAAGCTTAGCGTTGACGATGTTGCTTATGTTAAATCAGACGCATTGGTAGTGAGTTATCTTGACCCCTTCAATGAACCTAGCTTCGTGGACACCCTGTGTAGTAAAGGTGTAACCAGTATTAGTATGGAAATGATCCCACGTATTAGTCGTTGTCAGAAGATGGATGCCCTCAGTTCGCAAGCAAGTTTGGCGGGTTATGTGATGGTGATGCAAGCCGTTAATACCCTTCCTAATGTACTACCAATGATGATGACACCGGCAGGTACATTGAAACCCGCAAAAGTATTTATTATCGGAGCAGGTGTGGCGGGGTTACAAGCTATCGCAACGGCTAAACGCTTAGGCGCAAGTGTAACCGCATTCGATACTCGTACTGTGGTAGCAGAGCAAGTGCGATCTTTAGGGGCCAAGTTTTTGGACATAGACTTAGGCAAAACCGGTGAAACCGGCCAAGGCTATGCTCAGGCACTGACACCTGAACAAATGCAAATTCAGCAGCGAGAGCAAGCAAAATGTATCGCGGATTCAGACATCGTTATTACCACAGCACAATTGTTTGGCCGCAAGCCTCCGATATTGATTAATCAAGAGACCATTGCCTCGATGCGCCCAGGTAGTGTCATCGTTGATATGGCTGCAGAAACTGGTGGAAATGTGCAAGGTAGCGTATCAGGAGAAACGGTAAGCATTCACGGTGTGAATGTTATTGGAACAGGGGCATGGGCAAATGGCGTAGCAAAACATGCGACTCAAATGTACGCAAGTAACCTGTATAACTTGATAAGCGAGTTTTGGTCAAAAGATGATAATCGCTTTGCCCTCGACATTAACGATGAGGTGCAGTCTGGATGCATTATTACCTATCAAGGTAAAGTGGTGAACGCCATGATCAGTGATTTCTATGCAGCACAGAAGCAAACAACCCAAGACGGAGTAGCGTAA